The genomic DNA GAGGAAGGTCTCCAGCCGCCCTGGAGAGATAGGAGGCGGGCGTGATAGCGGCGCGTCTGGAAATAGCTGAGTGTTGGTTGTCAAGGCATGCGTTCGAAATTGGGCTGACTTCCCGAGCACCGTTTGAGGCCTTGAGTCCTCCTCGACTAGTCCGAGGCAAGGCCTGTGACCAGATACCCAGGAAACGGCGCCGCCACAAGGACACATCGCGATTTCCCACCTTGGGCTATATCTACCAGGTGACCCTGGACTGGAGAGCTCCATCTTTGCCCAGCTGACGCCAGACTGCCTCGCCATCTGATCACTGTCTtccccatcatcggcaaCAGTCTATCATCGTCATCATTACCCCATTTCTGGTCAACATGGCCTACCATACGACTCCTCCCTCCGAGAAACACTCGGCAGGCATGGCACTGGAGGTCTCACAGCCCGGGCCCGTCGACACACACGCTGGCACCGATCCCCAGTCGAACTCCATCAACTtgacggagaaggaggactCCGAGCACACCAACAGCACCGATCGCCTCGTCAAGAGCCCCGAAGAGATTCGCCTCGTACGCAAGTTGGATCGGCGACTGATGCCGATCCTCTGGTTCATGTACTGGTTCAACTACCTTGATCGAAATGCCATCACCGTCGCCCGcctggacggcctcgagaagGACCTCAACCTCACCGCTACTCAGTATCAGACCAGCGTCTCTATCCTTTTCGTTGGGTACATTCTTGGGCAGATCCCCAGCAGTGAGTGTCGCTGTTCCGTACGAGCCGACTTCGAAGACTGACCCGTCCAGACATGCTCATCACCCGCCTCCGCCCCTCGGTCTACATGGCTGGCTTCATGGCCCTCTGGGCCATAGCCAGCACTTTGACCGCCGTTGTGAAGGACTACAAAACTCTCATGATTAcccgcttcttcctcggcgtgACCGAAGCACCGTTCTATGGCGGAGCCCTCTACATACTGGCCATGTTCTACACCAAGACGGAAATCGCCACGCGAGTCTCGATTCTGTTCACGGGCAACATCTGTGCCACCGCCTTTGCCGGGCTGATTGCCATCGGTGTCTTCGAGATGTCCGGCGTCGGAGGTCTGGCCGGTTGGCGCTGGCTTTTCATCATCCAAGGCATTCTGACCTTCTTCATCTCCGTTGCGTCGGCCTGGATCCTCCCGGACGAACCCTCCAACACGCGCTGGTTGTCCGAGGACGAGCGGCGCCTGGCCACCGCACGCATGGACGCCGATACCACGGCGCTGCAAACAAACACGAGCACCTTGACTGGCTTGTTCGATGCTCTCAAGGATGTACGGCTTTGGGTCCTCATCTTCATGCAGCATCTGCATCTTGGTATGTCAACGCCCGACCTTGTGTATATACGTCACTGAAAGGAAAGTCTGGGTTCTGGGGGGCCACGTCGAACTGACAACGGGACTCCAGCTGCATCGGGCTACAAAAActtcttcccctccatcGTGCAAACACTCGGATTCAGCCGCAATGTCACCCTGGCGTTGACATGCCCGCCGTACCTTATTTCCGGCGGGTTCTGCATCCTCTGCGCGTACAGTTCAGGTGagagaacccccccccccggcgaTGCCATCACCCGCATCCTGCTGACCCAAAGTCCCTCCACTCAGGGAGGCTCAACGAACGTGTTTGGCATATCACTGTCTGCAAGGCTGTCGCCGTCTTTGGCTTCGTCCTTGCCTGCGCGACGCTCAACACTGGCGCCAGATATTTCGCCATGTGCACCTTTGCCTCGGGAGTCTACGCCTGCAACTCCCTCATCATTGGTTGGGTTAGCAGCACTTGCGGCCagaccaaggagaagaagtcgatTTCCATTGGAATCGTCACCTGCGTTTCCACCTTGGCCGCCGTCTACACACCGGTGAGTCGGGGTTAGATTGCGGGATGTCTTTCCAGACTGCTGACTGTCTTTGAGTACCTCTGGCCCAGCTCTGACGAGCCCCGATATGTCCTTGCCATGGGCACCAGCGCTGGcttctccatcgccgcggCCCTCTTGGCCTGGCTACTCCGATTCATGCTCGTTCGCGAGAACAAGAGGCTTGCGCAGAGACCCGATCACGACGGTACCCGTTACGTGTACTGAGATGGCAGATTCAAACCTGGCGGGCGGTGGCAAAGCCTGGCTTGCTGGGCAGATTTGGCTGCATTCACGCGCCTGGTCCACCCACTAATAGATCGCCGGGCACATGTGCACAGGACGTTTCTACGCAACCACTGTTACTGCAGAAGCTGGCTGGGGAGAAAGGGGCACAACTCTTTCCTCCTGGATTGGGCTCCAACATGAAGCCGGCACGCAAGGGAGACCTGTTGGGAAACCGCCGATTGATTAATCGAATGACTTTATTGCGCCCCTGAGATGTATAGGCCAACGCAACGTTCAAGCACATCTCTTCCTGCTGTTTGGTACATCTTTTTCCTTGTAAGGCTATAAGAGAATCCGGCTATGTTGATTTCGTCTCTGGTGTTCGTTTGCCTCGGGGCGAGGTTTCTCGTAGTGATAGTAGCAGGCTGTTTTCAGAGGTGTTTCTTTCCAGGTGCTCTTTTCCTTATTAGAATCAGCGTAACGCTGGATCTTTTGGTTAATTTGAATCAAATAAGCTAGAAACTATGTAGTTATAGTTATACATACCTTGCTAGTAGTTACTCTACTATACGCTTTAGGGCTTGTAGCCTGCTGCAGCTTCCTTCCTACCTGCCCTGCGATTGGCCTATCTGCATTAATAACAACAATACTACATACACAAAATTAGTAGACAACCTACATACTACAGATAGAAGCGTTTTATCTAGTTTAACAGATATCTACAAGTAAAACCAACGCTTATATGTAACGACTGGCACAAGCCTGCTGATGCTGCACAACTTGCGTGCGATACTTTTCCTCCTCCAATCTTCCTGTTGCCATTGCGAGCTTGAACGTGAGCATACCACTGATTCCAGGCCTGTAGCCTAGCTTTCTGAATCAGTAGGGTGGGTGCCTTTCCCCCCAAGATGAAAAGTGGATTGCCGGTGTTTATAGCAGTCGCCTATTGCATCCCTAAGCGCTGTGGTGCCCACCTCGTAGGAGGTGGTCTCACGCTTCCGATGACATGACCGCATCTACATTGCGGTGTAGGCGTTGCCCCTATCCTGTGCAGTTCGTTTTTTGAGCCGACCAGTGCGAAGTCGCGCCAACGTTTTGGCTTGGCGCACTGCTCAACTGTTCAAAGCGGACGTGGATCTTGCGTGTGTACTTGCAAGTTGCCTGCAAGGGCCTTGTAAGTTGTAGACTCTCCTAGAGTGATTTCCCCACTCCTTGTAGGAGGGGCTGGGGTTGTCCTTCGTATCTTACTTACCTATACCCTCACTCACGCCTACATATCCTAGCGGCGATGCCCCTAACACAGTTCTCCTAGAAACTCTGGCGCTTCGACgctcggcgtcttcgcctTTAAGATAGCTACCGTGGACCAGTTGAAGGCTAGCAACTAGTCATGTCTGAAAAGTACGTCAGCCGGGTGGGTATCTTGGGATTGCTCGGGGCTGTGTGTCGGGCCGTTGGTTTCCggtcgtcgagaagatcCCGGCTGTGTGGTCTCGCCGGAGTATAGATAGCAATCCCCCCGTATTGGCAAGATTGCCGAACCGGAAAGGTACGGACATTGCCAGAGGGCAGAGGACCTTCATTTGCCAATTGGGACTCTGCTACACGGAGATAGGCTCGGTGCTATCACTGTTATCAGCTGCAAAAGTCCAAGGCAACCAACCCAAGGTAGCCGTCGATACCCGCCCTTCAGATCTTGGGATCCCCTTCCCGTGCTCAGCTTCCAGTTTTGGGCGGCCCGTTGAGAGAACGCAATTGTGCGGGACGTGTGCCGTGATTAGGAGATTTCGACAATGCCAATCCGGACCTCCCCGGCCCTCGTTGATGAACTCCATCAACCATACAGAGCGGAGCCGAACCTCTCGAATAAATACAGCCAACCCCGCGCTCAGCAAGTTGAACGTGAACAAGGCAAGATCCAGTAGTCGTGTACCTATTTAGATACCCCACGAAGCCAGACGACAACCCTACTCCTTCCATCTCGGACAGACAACATGTCTAGCAAGCAAGATCTCGTGCCCTACCCTTTCTCATTCAACGACCATGTGGCGGAGAAGCCCGGCGGGCCGGGCGAGCTAGCCGAGAAGGTTACTCTAACTCTCGAGAACGTCCGGGGCAGAATCCCGTCATACCAGGCATCCAGACTCCGCACCATGATCCTCGAAGCCCACAACGACCCCGAAAAGATCCTCGCCCACGCATGCACGTACGACGGTCTCAGTTCACGTCTGGCAGAAGAGGCGGGATTCCCCATGGTTTTCGTCTCGGGGTATGCTGTGGCCAGTTCTCACGGCCTGCCCGATGCGGGCTACATCGCCCTGGAGGACATGTGCAATAAGATCAAGGAGAGTGCTCGCGTTGTCTCTGTCCCGATCATGGTTGACGGCGATACGGGCTACGGAAGCCCTGTCAACGTCCGGAGGACAGTCGATAGCTTTGCCCTTGCCGGTGCGGCTGGTGTCATGATCGAGGACCAGACGTGGCCGAAGCGTAAGTTCCCTCCAGGGCCAAaaagggagaggaggagaaccGCTGACACGGGCTGCGTGCTACTCAGGCTGCGGGCACACCAAGGGCAAGTCGGTTGTCCCACGGGGCGAAGCCTATGCGCGGATCAAGGCAGCATGTGATGCGAGGAATGAAGGCAAGGACATCTTCATCCTTGGCAGGACTGATGCCCTTGTACACGGCTGGGACGAGGCCCTTGCTCGCGTGAGGGAGTTCAAGCgactcggcgtcgacgccgtctttgTCGAAGCGCTCCCTGACCGAGCCGCCCTCGCCAGGGTCGTcaaggaggtcgagatgCCCATCTTCGCCAACAGTGAGTGCCGAGCAACACCGAACCGTTGCGCCGACAGCGTGGCCGTTGTAGCTCGAAGGGAGTGTTTGCTGACCACAAACTTGCCTCTGCTATAGTCATCGAGGGCGGCAAGACGGAGAACCTGTCCGCCAAGGAgctcgcggccctcggctTCTGCGGCGTGGCCTACCCCATTacgctcgtcgccgccaaacTCGTCAGCATCAGGAAGACACTCGAAGACCTCAAACGAAGCTTCATCGAGGGCGCGCCGCCCGAGATCATGCCCTTCGGCGACGTCTGCCAGGGAGTCGGGTTCGGAAAGTACTGGGCGTTGGAGGAGAAGTACAAGCACGATGACAACGGGTTGCTCAACGCACAGGATGCAGTAAACGGCGCCAACGGAACCAACGGGGCGAATGGGCGTTCTCATTGAGCTGTTGTGAAGAAATGGCAGCGGCCTCCGCCTTGGGTGTAGACCTCAGAAATGAtggaagggaagaaagagGGAACCTGCCAAGCTGCTCGGGAATATACCCGCCTACCTACAAAGCATCTTCCTCGGAAACAGGGTTGTCGAGGAAGTAAGTTGTATTCCTTGTGAAGCGACCTGTCAAGCAAATTACCGCGTTGAGAAGAGACCTACCAATTTGGGCAAGGATGTTTTCTGTGTATCTGAAAAAAGAGTGGCATGTACACTGGATAAAGAACATATCGCGGTCGTAAGCCTTGTCCTGCTCATCCATCGGGTTGAAATCCCCTCTTCTTTGGGGATCTGGAATAGGTTCGCATTGGGGGTGGTGCTTCGTCTTTGGTGTCCTCGACTTTTTACAGTTTTGCGACTGGGGCGGCTGCTTCAACCGTGTTATGAGCAAGTCTCGAAGAGACACGGCTGACTTGCCGTTCTCAGCCCTTTCATCTTCCTTTCCCCGTCTTGATCTCAGGGAGTCATACAGGTTGAAAAGGTGGGAGGCGACGTTGTCACGACTGTAAGAGTCGTAGTTGAAGGAAAGCAAGATCCTGGAAAGATCGACATACAAGCCCGTATTGCCAGACAAATAATTGATAACCTCCTAACATATTGAGGATAAGCCTTGAAGTACGTTAAGCCATTCGCGGTAATTAGGGTAAGGACCGCTAGAGAACCACACCTCCATCAAACCTGGGGAAGATTCCACATGGCGTCCCAGAAAGATACCTCTGGCTCCATCGTCTCCGGCGCCTCTCCCCAGAGTTGAAAAGGTGCCAGGCTGTGGCTCAGAGGCAGAGCGAGCCAATCCTCAGGCACGTCATCCCAGccttcatcggcgccgcccaggccctcTCCCGAATCGTCGACGGACAACTCTCCCTGCCCAAGAAGCATCGACGAGATGCGCGGTGCCGACGTCGGGACCATGCCCTGCTCGAACTTGGCCAGGAAGACCTCCAGCAAGGCAGCGTACCTCGCCGCAAGgtctccgtcgtcgagactACTCGCCTTGAGGCAGGCGATACACTCGTGCAGGCAGCCCAACGACGACCTCAGGTCCGCGGCATGGGTTCCCAAACTGAGGGCCTTGAGCAGGAATATCGAGGCGGCAATGACGCGTAGGTAGATACGTACGGGACAGTACCGCAGCAACCCGGCGACGAAGAGCCGCTGGGTTGCCCTGAGCACTTGCACGGacccgtcgacgaccttctTGATGAAATCGTACTCGACACCTTGGACCGTCGAGTTGAGGGTGGCACGGATGGTTGGGCTTGCCGAGGCGCTGCCCATGACTCTCTCGACGATTGCCTGGACCCCGAGCGAGTTCAGGAACGCCTGCGCGTGGTGGTATTCAATGTGCAACTCCTCGATGGCGTTGGGGCTGATGGCCGTCGAGTCCAGGTGTTTCCTACGCCACTCGACGAGCTGTTGCTGAAAATGCCTGGTGATGCTGGCATACCGCCCAGTCCGGAGAAGATGACGAACAGCGCCTGCTGTGGGAAACAGCATGTCGTGTATGGAACGAACGAGCATCGTCAGGCCGATCCAGGCACGGGCAACCCTTGagtcttcatcgtcgtcgccgccgccgccgccgtcgtttGCCGATGGGTAGCCGGTGACGCTGCGGGCCAAGGTATCCGGCACCATTGAAGGGCAGCCCAGACGGAAAGAGTGCTGCTCCATGAGAATGTAGAGCACCTCGCGCACTCGAGCGCTCCGGGCGTGCAAGCCCGGCTGCCGCGCATGTGCAACACCAGCGTCGGCCCGCGATGCCGTATCGTATATGCCGAGCTCCAGAGCCAGAGTCTGCGCGTTGCCAAGCAGCATCCATGCCATGCGATCGGAGGTCCGGGCGGGCGTAACGACGTCTCTCTGCCAGGCCGGCCCGCTGGACTCGTCGCTGATGTGTTCACGGGTCCCGTAGTCGTCGGTACGGCCTAGTTCAAAGGCGCTGTGCAGGAGGGACGAGTCCCAGCCATCGGGGA from Colletotrichum higginsianum IMI 349063 chromosome 3, whole genome shotgun sequence includes the following:
- a CDS encoding MFS transporter is translated as MAYHTTPPSEKHSAGMALEVSQPGPVDTHAGTDPQSNSINLTEKEDSEHTNSTDRLVKSPEEIRLVRKLDRRLMPILWFMYWFNYLDRNAITVARLDGLEKDLNLTATQYQTSVSILFVGYILGQIPSNMLITRLRPSVYMAGFMALWAIASTLTAVVKDYKTLMITRFFLGVTEAPFYGGALYILAMFYTKTEIATRVSILFTGNICATAFAGLIAIGVFEMSGVGGLAGWRWLFIIQGILTFFISVASAWILPDEPSNTRWLSEDERRLATARMDADTTALQTNTSTLTGLFDALKDVRLWVLIFMQHLHLAASGYKNFFPSIVQTLGFSRNVTLALTCPPYLISGGFCILCAYSSGRLNERVWHITVCKAVAVFGFVLACATLNTGARYFAMCTFASGVYACNSLIIGWVSSTCGQTKEKKSISIGIVTCVSTLAAVYTPYLWPSSDEPRYVLAMGTSAGFSIAAALLAWLLRFMLVRENKRLAQRPDHDGTRYVY
- a CDS encoding Carboxyvinyl-carboxyphosphonatephosphorylmutase, encoding MSSKQDLVPYPFSFNDHVAEKPGGPGELAEKVTLTLENVRGRIPSYQASRLRTMILEAHNDPEKILAHACTYDGLSSRLAEEAGFPMVFVSGYAVASSHGLPDAGYIALEDMCNKIKESARVVSVPIMVDGDTGYGSPVNVRRTVDSFALAGAAGVMIEDQTWPKRCGHTKGKSVVPRGEAYARIKAACDARNEGKDIFILGRTDALVHGWDEALARVREFKRLGVDAVFVEALPDRAALARVVKEVEMPIFANIIEGGKTENLSAKELAALGFCGVAYPITLVAAKLVSIRKTLEDLKRSFIEGAPPEIMPFGDVCQGVGFGKYWALEEKYKHDDNGLLNAQDAVNGANGTNGANGRSH
- a CDS encoding C6 transcription factor codes for the protein MNPLETEHEPDGTRLQNARQDDAENKQPGQRVARGFRRTYKACNPCRRKKTRCVVEIRDSPSCLRCDREGRECVFPPDRAASSQKNAAADALAQGRGGPASEGTSLAGQPGTPQPRSRDGYQHRRPQGSQRHALPRNPSPTVPPPFEQWDPMATENDNSFNTRCFGQAGGVSPGLEPVDLTNSMIRTIVSNGNDALKLLFRAAAEQEASGSGAAAPRVPSHASTSTLPSEPGNPASAPPPCLFCSFGTPSDLSRWAGSPPRKASGHFRLTAKEPLLCCVILLISTRYHHLPQPGGVARGVLVHNRLWEHCQHLIMRIITGQEKGSTARTRTRGSVEALLLLVEWHPRAVYFPPVPDGWDSSLLHSAFELGRTDDYGTREHISDESSGPAWQRDVVTPARTSDRMAWMLLGNAQTLALELGIYDTASRADAGVAHARQPGLHARSARVREVLYILMEQHSFRLGCPSMVPDTLARSVTGYPSANDGGGGGDDDEDSRVARAWIGLTMLVRSIHDMLFPTAGAVRHLLRTGRYASITRHFQQQLVEWRRKHLDSTAISPNAIEELHIEYHHAQAFLNSLGVQAIVERVMGSASASPTIRATLNSTVQGVEYDFIKKVVDGSVQVLRATQRLFVAGLLRYCPVRIYLRVIAASIFLLKALSLGTHAADLRSSLGCLHECIACLKASSLDDGDLAARYAALLEVFLAKFEQGMVPTSAPRISSMLLGQGELSVDDSGEGLGGADEGWDDVPEDWLALPLSHSLAPFQLWGEAPETMEPEVSFWDAMWNLPQEVINYLSGNTGFRDNVASHLFNLYDSLRSRRGKEDERAENGKSAVSLRDLLITRLKQPPQSQNCKKSRTPKTKHHPQCEPIPDPQRRGDFNPMDEQDKAYDRDMFFIQCTCHSFFRYTENILAQIGRSLLNAVICLTGRFTRNTTYFLDNPVSEEDAL